The genomic segment AAAGAAAAGTAGAAAGATGGATGTTGGGCCAGAGGACATAGGATTGTTATATCCCCACCATGGAAGTAAGATGGAAGTGATTGTTACTTGGTATCAGATTCTGAATAGAACCCTGAGTCCATGCCATCCCCCACAAGGTACAAGGAACCAATTTCCATGAGGCACTGCTGGAAGAGGTGGTGTAGGATCTCTTGCGTCTGGCCATGTTGTAATATGAGGAGCCTTCTCATTGTTTCAGGATCTATCCCAGACTCGGCAACTTAGCCCTCTTCTCTAGCCAGAGAAGCTTGCAGTGGATCCAAGGGACCTGGTTGAACGACTGTTTGGCTGAATTGAGGTGGTAGTGTTATGTTACTCAAAGGCAACAGAAGATGTGACACATTTTGAACTAGGGCACCGGCGTCCGAGTGTGCTTTCGTTCGATTCAAAGCACTGCCAGTGCCAGATGCTTTCTGGAAATAGGAGAGATTGAAAGCACTGGCATAAGTAAAAAATGAACTGGAGATGAACTGCAGTGGTCCTTGTGTTATGTGGTGCTAGTACAATATATGAAGATGTCAGGGAAGCTGAAAATTTGGATTGCGTCCCCTGATGGATATATGCAACTGACACTCATGAACAGACGATTTCTTATATTAAAACTTGTTAGAAACACCATCACAGTTCAGTTTCTTTACTGCTATAAACACTGATTCCACCACAGTAGGTGTTCTTCACACTCGTAAAATTTTGACACATAATTTGCTGAGTGGTCTCACGTCGGAAACATCGTCATCCACAGTAGCACAGCCACCCTTCAGGCGTTATCGAAACTCGAAAGCCAGTGAATCTCTCTGTTCCCGTTCACCCATGGAGCCGGATGATTCACTTTGCTATGCCAGTCGCCAGTGCAGGGACAAATCTAAATCAATCAGTAGCCATCAGCTGAAATATTCTGGTTCCCCAGTGCATGTATCGTAACTGTTGTCGTTTGGGTGAACTGCTGATTCCAGTTTGAGCTTGTGCACTTGCGTGCATATGGTTTCTAGGGAAAATATCTTGCTTGTATTGGTAATCAGGAAGAACTTTGTGGCTGGAGGAGAACAGTCGGTCGAGATCAGCAGCGGTGTCCAGCTGCCCAGATAGGCACCCACGAAATGCAGAATCAGCTGTGTTGCTTCCTCACTTGGGCCTCATGCTATCTTGCCGAACAAACTTCACCACTTATAGTATCCATGTGGTCCATTGCAACCAAGTTGGAAAATTGGCTATGCAGTCGCACACCACATATGTACTATGTGGCAGTACATATCTGAATTTGGCTTCTCGCAATTTTCGGGAGCTTAGCACGTCGGAACAAGCTCCCAAATAAGAGTAGACAGTATATATGAATACAAATGACAAAGAAAGGAAGGCAGTAGATTTGTTCGCGAATTAGCAAACAGCGGCTACATATAAGAGAGATATCGTTTAGACGTCAGAATCAGCAGAAGCTCTCCCAATCAAAATTTTACAAAGCCAGAAGGCTTCAAGATACAAGCATCTCTTCTTCACATGATAAGATCCTCTTAAGAAACATTATTCCAGATCGATACAAACTTGTGCCACAACGGAAAACAACAGCAAGAAGACTGCAAGCTTTGGCGGCTACAGCACCCACCCGCAAAACTCGTCACAGCTTCTTTATTGCTAAACACTGACtccaccaaagcatctaaggttgAATGGTCTTGCCATTCGAATTATTCTAATTTTACCGAATCTTCTATATAGCACGGAGCAGTAGGTGTGGGGACAAAATGAAAAAACTGTGTTGCTAATCACGAGATACGCGGGAAGGCATCAGCTTGTTTTAGCGACGCTTTCGTAGAAGAGTATGTAGCCATTGTCGGTGTTACCACTGAACTCCTGTGCCGAGCCGAAGAATGTCTGTACCATGGACTCATCGGTCATCTCAACAGTCTCATCATCGAAGAACAACCAGTGGTTGTGGCTCTTTACCACGCTGATGTAGTGGCCATGATTTGGCCCACTTCCGACGTGGACTAGCACAGCAAAGAGGGAGTATTCCAAGTCAGAATTGTCGACCGTGTTCATGAGTTTAAGCTCCAGTGGGAAAACGACTCGGTATGTCAGCTTTTTGTAGCGGCCAAGCTGCTCGATGTACTTGAAGCGCTTGAGATGGATTACCAGGATGTTTGGCTGTTTCTTTATCTTCATTCTTTTCTGTGCTTCTTGTAAACTGAAATTAATGACAACTTCAATCAAGATCCAAGATAAATAGAGATAATCCAAACACACAAAAAATGGACAGGCAATGTAACAATTTTGATACATTCAATATCAGATCAAATTATGATAGGCGAAATGAAAATGAATGCCTGTGACATACACAATTTTTGCCAAATAACTGAACTTGGAAGTTTGATATTCTAGTGCATAGTCAATGAATGAACTTAAAGCACATAAGTCAAGCAAGTAGGCAGAGGTAATAAGTAACAACATTTCCACAAGCTCTGATGCTACTCTACTGAGTCATGATGTGGACCAGGAGGAAATGGAGATACTAGACATTACATGAGGAAACAACATGCAATCAAGAGAAATGGAATAACATACCTGCAGCATTTGTCACAGAAGAACTTATCCTCGGCGTTCAAAGTTTCTGTTGAGCTGAAGTTTTTAAGGCAGCTGGTGATTGAACTATTTTGTTCTATATCCAGGCTCAAGTCAAGAAATGTTTCATCTCTATCAGTGACGGTTTCACATCTCAGACATTTTGTTTGATTAGTCAATATTCCCTACAAAAATAAAATACTATGAGGCACATCTCCCAGACTGCAATAAGAGCACGAGTCATACACAAAAAGGATATAGGCAGAAATGGATGAAAACTCACCTGGAAGCATTTGTGGACCCATGTAGTATCCGGTTCTTTATGACTACCATTGGGCTGACCATTACTAGGGCCATTAGAAGTCTTATTCGAAGATGAATTTTGAGAAGGTTCTTTATTAGCTTTACATTCTTTCTCGAGAATGTCAACTAGCTCATTCAACAAAAAATTCAGGAATTCATGAGCATCCTGTAAAACAGAACATGGTCAATTGGGATGATTAAGACGACATAACACACTAGTAAATGTGTCATCATCACGTAATGTATTACCTGATGCATATAGCTGCGGAAAAGCTCATTCTGTTTCTTCAGTCGTTGTATAAAACGCTTAGGAGCAATAACACCAGTTTTCTTCTTCTGATTGCTGATCTGTGTGCACAGAGGAACAGGACAATTATACTTTGCAATGTGCCATTAATTCCTGCTTCAGTGTAATCCAGCACAGCAACTTTTATCAAATCACACAACTGAAACTAGTAGAAGGCCTCCAGATAAAAGGCGCTACCCAAATGAACACTGATGTTCAGGCTAAAAGATAAACGAGGAAAGCAATTGACTAGCACCTACATATCATCTCACTAGAGAGTTAAACACAAACAAACCCTGAAACCATAGAGATCAACCAAGACAATAGCAAGTGCTATCCTGTGAATCTTCTCCATTTAACATGCATTATAGTTATAATCACTTCCAGGTTTATCAATTAATTACTAAAGACTCCTGGGCTTTCTCCACAGTCCAAATTCTTGAATTTGACACTAGCACCAAATGCTGACCTTTTCAAGAAACATACGCATCACACTCACACCATAAGCCTCTGATGAGGAATCTCTCAATAAACCAGAGGAAATTCCATGTTATTCAGGGGACATGTAATAAAAGTGCCAGTTCAGACTTAATATGTTTTACATGTGATTTTTATATGATGCAGCAAATGCAAATGAAGGAAACTGAGGCAGAAAGAATAAACAATTTTCCACAACAGATAGCTGCAATGGTACCTGAGAGAAAAGGTCAGCTAAGCAGGTTAACATGTTCTCTTCGCCATCGCTGGCGCTTTTATTGTTTGCATAGTACTCCAGTAATTGCTCGCGGAAAGGAACACAGAAGTAAAGTGCCTGCGATATAATCACAAACAATTTAGCCAATCCCACGAGGAGTACAAATACAAATAGAGAAAACATATTATCCTCTCCCTTGTCACAAAGTTTCTGATGAGAACATTGGTCAATAATACAGGGCAAAACTCACACATCAGTCTATGGGGAATCCACGAGTGCCCCCAATCCCCCATTGTCAAAATTTAACATTAAAAATGCAATCTCTCGGTTAAAAGTTCAGACACACATCGAAAGCATAACATCGTAATCGAAACGGTAACAGCATCTCATCATCCATCAGGCGAACCCCAAGAGTGAGTTTCTCCATGCAAGGGGGCTGACTGGACTCGAACCTCACCACTCGCTCCGCAGCCTCCGCTCACCACCCCGCACACAAATCTACCCCGGCATCGCAAGATCGAATTCAAGGCTCCGCGATCCGACGGGAAACTGCGTCCCTCCCGACGCGGGGAACGCATTGAACACGACGAATCAATCGCACCGCCCTTGGGGGCGAAGGAAACGAGGCTCGCGCGCGCGACGATCTCGGGATTGGGGGGCCGGGGCGTCCGTACCTGGAGGACGCTGTTGCAGTAGCAGGTGTTGCCGAAGTTCTCGAGGCCGAAGTACCGCTCGCCCTCGGGGAACTGCTCGCCCAGCGCCTTCTCCAGCCTCGAGCTCGCCGCGCCCATCACCGCCCAACTCCCATTTGCCCGGCGGCGCTGCGCGGCGACGGATCGGCCTCACCGCCGGCGATGCGGTGCGACGTGGCGCGGGCCAGTACCGGCTTGGGGATCGGTGGGCGGGGGGGTTGGAGCAGGAGGAAGAAATGGGACGGACGGATGGATGGCTTGGAGGAAACGGGCGAAATAAAAAGGAGCGTGCGCGTGTGTGCCGCTGGGGCTGGGCTAGCAGCAGCACAGGAAGGAAGAGGAAGGGGACGCTGCCGGCCGGTCCGGTGCGGTATCTGCGACCGACCCATGTCGTCATGGGAGTAAGGGGCTCGGATTTCAAGGGGCTCGTGTCTATCTTGATTCGACGGCCCGGATCGAGCCAGGGGCGTGGGATCGGCCGCTGCTGGCCGAGACTGCGACAGGCTCCCCCCTTGCGCTGCAGAACGGACCGACCGCCACGGCGTTAAAAATCCTTATTACGTGACGTTTTGTGCTACTTTTCAAGACGTTTTAAATCACTACCAGCACATCATCCATCCATGAATCAGCATTTCAAAGTCCTCACCATGCCCGGCGAAAGAGTCTCCCAGCTAGAACTCAAAGGCTGGTTTGCGGCTGAACGGTGGGTTCCACAACCGGCGGGTATGATGAAAATTAATGTTGATGGAGCTTTTGAGCATATATATAGCGTACGCAAAGGAGCAGCGGCTGCAATTTGTAGAGACCACACGGGAGGCTACCTTGGGTCCTCACTGATAGTTTTCAGCAGTATTGCCCATCCTAGTATACTTGAAACATTTGCATGTCGGGAAGCGCTGTTACTTGCCGAACATCAGACTGCCAAGGTGTTATCCAAGACAATCTTCGGGACCCGGACGACCCTCATGGAGCGATCATGGCGGAAATAGGACGTCGCAGGACTTTATTTCAGTCTTGTAATTTTGTTATTGAGTATAGGAATTTTAGTTTTGAAGCTCACAATCGTGCCAAATTGGCCTTCTTGAAGTACACATGAACTGCATGTTGTTGTAGTGGTCTTCCTTCAAGATTACCTCCCCTTATTCAGCGTTGAATATCTTCTTCTTCTTTACATGAATATTCTTCATTAGCAGCACGGGAACACCAGTATCTCAAAGTCCTCACCATACACTACatgaatcagctactttgccatctgccacggcagacaacaaaggcatggatggctg from the Triticum urartu cultivar G1812 unplaced genomic scaffold, Tu2.1 TuUngrouped_contig_5360, whole genome shotgun sequence genome contains:
- the LOC125529126 gene encoding ubiquitin carboxyl-terminal hydrolase 3-like, with amino-acid sequence MGAASSRLEKALGEQFPEGERYFGLENFGNTCYCNSVLQALYFCVPFREQLLEYYANNKSASDGEENMLTCLADLFSQISNQKKKTGVIAPKRFIQRLKKQNELFRSYMHQDAHEFLNFLLNELVDILEKECKANKEPSQNSSSNKTSNGPSNGQPNGSHKEPDTTWVHKCFQGILTNQTKCLRCETVTDRDETFLDLSLDIEQNSSITSCLKNFSSTETLNAEDKFFCDKCCSLQEAQKRMKIKKQPNILVIHLKRFKYIEQLGRYKKLTYRVVFPLELKLMNTVDNSDLEYSLFAVLVHVGSGPNHGHYISVVKSHNHWLFFDDETVEMTDESMVQTFFGSAQEFSGNTDNGYILFYESVAKTS